One Roseiconus lacunae genomic region harbors:
- the mutL gene encoding DNA mismatch repair endonuclease MutL yields the protein MDATAKKLPTIRQLPPNLINQIAAGEVIERPASVVKELLENSVDAGSTRIEVSIVGGGTELIRISDNGCGMSSDQLPLALASHATSKLPTDEALFHVSTLGFRGEALASIGSVSQLTIRSRVDGEDAGNEIQVRGGVIEPPVPCGCGVGTVMEVRNLFFNTPVRHRFLKTAATEKGHIVEAFTRIALANSHIHFVLNNNDKPLYDLPVTERWSDRIEAFFGGEIADSLIPISSDDAQIKVSGYVCDPSVSRGNSRMQYLFLNGRHIRDRSLQHALGEAYRGLLMVGRHPVCFLRMSMPAEMIDVNVHPTKLEVRFTDGGRVYSRLLQTLRHHFLTTDMTQRVGPPPPAEDVALAAPPPNRGEQAHRQSVIEWARTGRSPDEVFVSPSRGGDTQPVATPSLMSGADGSAASLRSMPGPGGVPDFRPYPSGASLPSSAPSLPPPREPGSFGTPNTGSDENTAPGENTAPWEIDESGESSAGGASASGAINNHPSVCYLGFQVHNRYLVTQDEKGMVVIDQHALHERVLYERVKKKVLDSGQALESQGLLVPEPVSMTPSERTAVLEHQETLKQIGMEIEDFGGETVVIRSYPAILRRSPPAEMLRTLMESVLGGGKKPEPIELLNHLLSTIACKAAVKAGDPLSAEEIEALLEQKDLYNDTHHCPHGRPTALFFSRDELDRMFGRLGPRGKA from the coding sequence ATGGATGCTACCGCAAAAAAACTACCGACCATTCGTCAGCTGCCGCCAAATCTGATCAACCAAATCGCCGCCGGCGAGGTCATCGAACGGCCGGCTTCGGTTGTGAAGGAACTGCTTGAAAACAGCGTCGATGCAGGCTCGACACGAATCGAGGTATCGATCGTCGGCGGGGGCACGGAGTTGATTCGCATCAGCGACAACGGGTGCGGCATGTCTTCCGATCAGTTGCCGCTTGCCCTGGCCAGTCACGCGACCAGCAAATTGCCCACCGACGAAGCGTTGTTTCATGTCAGTACGCTCGGGTTTCGCGGGGAGGCGCTCGCGTCGATTGGCAGCGTTTCCCAACTGACCATTCGCAGCCGCGTCGATGGTGAAGACGCGGGCAACGAGATCCAAGTGCGCGGTGGTGTCATCGAACCGCCGGTGCCTTGCGGTTGCGGCGTCGGGACGGTGATGGAAGTCCGCAATCTGTTTTTCAACACGCCGGTTCGTCATCGATTCCTCAAAACGGCGGCCACCGAAAAGGGGCACATTGTCGAAGCATTCACCCGGATCGCACTGGCGAATTCGCACATTCATTTCGTGCTCAATAACAACGATAAACCACTCTACGATCTGCCTGTCACAGAACGCTGGAGTGATCGTATCGAAGCATTCTTCGGTGGCGAGATCGCAGACAGCTTGATCCCAATCAGCAGCGATGACGCCCAGATCAAGGTGTCCGGTTACGTTTGCGATCCGTCAGTCAGTCGCGGTAATTCGCGGATGCAGTATCTATTTCTAAATGGACGGCACATCCGTGATCGATCGCTTCAACATGCACTCGGTGAAGCCTACCGAGGGTTGTTGATGGTCGGTCGACACCCCGTTTGTTTTTTGCGGATGTCGATGCCGGCGGAGATGATTGATGTCAATGTTCACCCGACCAAGTTAGAAGTCCGGTTCACCGATGGCGGGCGAGTCTATAGTCGATTGCTGCAAACGCTTCGGCACCATTTCTTGACCACCGACATGACCCAACGAGTCGGCCCGCCTCCGCCGGCCGAGGACGTGGCGCTGGCGGCGCCACCGCCCAATCGCGGTGAACAAGCTCACCGCCAATCGGTGATCGAGTGGGCGCGGACTGGCCGGTCACCCGATGAAGTGTTTGTCTCGCCGAGCCGCGGCGGTGACACCCAACCTGTCGCGACGCCATCACTGATGAGCGGCGCCGATGGCAGTGCCGCATCGCTACGTTCAATGCCCGGGCCCGGAGGCGTTCCCGACTTTCGTCCTTATCCGTCGGGGGCATCGCTACCATCTTCGGCGCCGTCGCTGCCGCCACCACGAGAGCCGGGATCTTTCGGCACTCCCAACACCGGCTCCGACGAGAACACTGCGCCCGGCGAGAACACTGCGCCGTGGGAGATCGATGAAAGCGGTGAATCCTCCGCCGGCGGTGCGTCCGCTTCGGGTGCCATCAACAACCATCCCAGCGTTTGCTACTTGGGATTCCAAGTTCACAACCGATATTTGGTTACCCAAGACGAAAAGGGCATGGTGGTCATCGATCAACATGCCCTTCATGAACGTGTGCTTTACGAGCGGGTCAAAAAGAAGGTACTCGACAGTGGACAAGCGCTTGAATCACAAGGTCTGCTTGTTCCCGAGCCCGTTTCAATGACGCCAAGTGAACGGACCGCGGTTCTGGAGCACCAAGAGACGTTGAAGCAAATCGGAATGGAGATCGAAGACTTTGGCGGAGAGACGGTCGTGATTCGATCTTACCCTGCGATCCTGCGGCGATCGCCGCCGGCGGAAATGCTTCGCACGCTAATGGAGTCGGTGCTTGGCGGCGGCAAGAAACCTGAGCCGATCGAGCTACTGAACCACTTGCTCTCGACGATCGCGTGCAAGGCAGCGGTTAAGGCGGGCGACCCATTGTCGGCCGAAGAAATCGAGGCGTTGTTGGAACAAAAAGACCTCTACAACGACACGCACCATTGTCCGCACGGCCGACCGACGGCACTCTTCTTTAGCCGCGACGAACTCGATCGTATGTTCGGAAGATTAGGACCACGCGGCAAAGCTTAA